A genomic window from Candidatus Kouleothrix ribensis includes:
- a CDS encoding helix-turn-helix transcriptional regulator, protein MNRLAMWLQDAIDKEGWSRREAARETTVSYSALTAILNGTTKVPELENLDKLARRFKVPLIRLIEYCDYDLGFTTPADREQYLAQLIARQPEYEEAVEGLLALSPSDFEAAARHIELLRRSDQAGEKP, encoded by the coding sequence GTGAATCGTCTAGCCATGTGGCTTCAAGACGCCATAGACAAAGAGGGATGGTCGAGGCGCGAGGCTGCGCGCGAGACGACAGTGTCCTACAGCGCACTCACCGCTATTCTCAATGGTACAACAAAAGTGCCCGAGCTGGAAAATCTTGATAAACTAGCTCGGCGTTTTAAGGTGCCACTTATCCGTTTGATTGAGTACTGCGACTACGATCTAGGGTTTACGACTCCGGCCGATCGTGAGCAGTATCTGGCTCAGTTGATTGCGCGCCAACCTGAGTATGAAGAGGCGGTTGAGGGGCTGCTAGCATTGTCTCCATCGGACTTCGAGGCGGCTGCGAGGCATATTGAGCTGTTGCGGCGATCCGATCAAGCAGGCGAAAAACCCTAA
- a CDS encoding lamin tail domain-containing protein, with amino-acid sequence MHRRFIALYLCVLCAFLAHIPSADAQTAQRCFGETGFCVEGRIREFWEQNGGLPVFGFPITDQHEEMLEGRPYQVQWFERNRLELHPENAHPYDVLLGRLGADRLAQQGRDPFTFPKGGQQPGCRFFPETGQSACGDILKAWRANGLEIDGRRGKTEAENLALFGLAISPLQTEVLGDGKEYQVQWFERARFELHPENAPPYNVLLGLLGNEIRVNAGPPQTIAPAPIEPKPLPPPSYNACQEDPNPGAAPNYPVAIVTVNKGDEYVVLKNVSGEAVNLDGWHMCSIKGNQEHPISGALGPGEQKQFPGPAGTIWSNSEDDNGSLYNANGQLVSYWNDPTR; translated from the coding sequence ATGCACCGCCGCTTCATTGCCCTCTACCTCTGTGTCCTCTGTGCGTTCCTGGCACACATCCCCAGTGCCGACGCCCAAACTGCCCAGCGCTGCTTTGGTGAAACTGGCTTCTGTGTCGAAGGGCGCATCCGCGAGTTCTGGGAACAGAACGGCGGCTTGCCTGTATTCGGCTTCCCCATTACTGATCAACACGAAGAGATGTTGGAGGGCCGGCCGTACCAGGTGCAATGGTTCGAGCGCAACCGGCTCGAGTTGCACCCCGAGAACGCGCACCCCTACGACGTGCTGCTGGGCCGACTCGGCGCCGACCGGCTGGCCCAGCAGGGCCGCGACCCGTTCACCTTCCCCAAGGGTGGCCAGCAACCAGGCTGCCGCTTCTTCCCAGAGACTGGCCAAAGCGCCTGCGGCGACATCTTGAAGGCCTGGCGTGCCAATGGCCTTGAGATCGACGGGCGGCGCGGCAAGACGGAAGCCGAGAACCTGGCGCTGTTTGGGCTGGCGATCAGCCCGCTCCAGACCGAGGTGCTCGGCGACGGCAAAGAGTATCAGGTGCAGTGGTTTGAGCGGGCGCGCTTCGAGCTGCACCCGGAGAACGCGCCGCCCTACAATGTACTGCTGGGCCTGCTGGGCAACGAGATCCGTGTGAATGCTGGGCCACCGCAGACGATCGCGCCAGCGCCGATCGAGCCGAAGCCTCTCCCGCCACCGAGCTACAATGCGTGCCAGGAAGATCCGAATCCCGGTGCCGCGCCAAACTACCCGGTCGCTATCGTCACAGTCAACAAGGGCGATGAATATGTGGTGCTCAAGAACGTCAGCGGCGAAGCGGTCAACCTCGACGGCTGGCATATGTGCAGTATCAAGGGCAACCAGGAGCACCCGATCAGCGGCGCGCTTGGGCCGGGTGAGCAAAAGCAGTTCCCAGGGCCGGCTGGCACCATTTGGTCGAATAGCGAGGACGACAATGGGTCGCTCTACAATGCGAATGGCCAGCTGGTGAGCTATTGGAACGACCCGACGCGGTAG
- a CDS encoding tetratricopeptide repeat protein, producing the protein MELTLSFQLGTAIAVDCDGQPSHTFDLLALVPDKHIPGRPPQPLDDPVGFGQAVYTALFPPGTAARAAIEREVQRFVLVAADPAIDAIPWEYAHNGADFIVLDVAMVRGIPPDQRSAPPDLNAGLHIVAVPSNPLDTSVVPLNIDGEWQRLDEIIRALPAALTLERVRPPTIEQLRRQVANQRQRVVHFMGHGGQTEQGAILCFEQNDGALAVATAKEVVRLVRGTTFLVTLNACVSATPGPTDFNNLAAALVRQQVPYALGMRFSVLDEDARTFSRVLYDELARGVAVEQAVLQVRNALARSPRRWAVGVPVLYTALGAPAPGFVVPAGAPQVLDHQPRLELVPVLQRAEGAFQGRVEELRALGTWLTGDSRPRVLTIHGTGGQGKTVLACEAAERYAWAWPGGVVALSLENLPRREQFVAELARFLSIDTGSMPDSAALERQMLAALSRQRTLVVLDNAETLMHAVEAGEPEALRLTQLIREQLPGPRVTLLITSRSVLGWPGEETISLEGLSDADGAALFRASAPQRQTAIEFAQAAELSHRVGGHPLSLRLLGSAFNDAQLPLPAFVVQHVAQLQSANNKYVGADHRHRNLYASIDTSVRYLYDDLRALLSGLWVFHTPFLPELAVEIFDPDHDDESATESPVYDRLYKLWQRGLLVRSVAPLREGNLLLYRLLPTLRPYAEHYLAKAMDHDQLLERFGLAYANLVRAIYNELDRNSMLVQVARQGREDLVRGLAYVQHEQQARYQLHLGWVLGRLGDRRAAQMLAERALEASEGIDQNVMLSAMNNLAGVYRATGQPQRALQLYEQALPLRREVGDRAGEAATLNNMAMVYQATGQPQRALQLYEQALPLMREVGDRAGEATTLNNMAMVYQATGQPQRALQLYEQALPLRREVGDRAGEATTLNNMAGVYQATGQPQRALQLYEQALPLMREVGDRAGEAATLNNMAGVYQATGQPQRALQLYEQALPLMREVGDRAGEAATLNNMAMVYRATGQPQRALQLYEQALPLMREVGDRAGEAATLNNLAGVYRATGQPQRALQLYEQALPLMREVGDRAGEAATLNNMAMVYRATGQPQRALQLYEQALPLMREVGDRAGEATTLNNMAMVYQATGQPQRALQLYEQALPLMREVGDRAGEAATLNNMAMVYRATGQPQRALQLYEQALPLMREVGDRAGEAATLNNMAMVYQATGQPQRALQLYEQALPLRREVGDRAGEAATLNNMAGVYQATGQPQRALQLYEQALPLRREVGDRAGEATTLNNMAMVYQATGQPQRALQLYEQALPLRREVGDRAGEAATLNNMAGVYQATGQPQRALQLYEQALPLRREVGDRAGEATTLNNMAMVYQATGQPQRALQLYEQALPLRREVGDRAGEAATLNGMAYLAMEMQRFPEALTLFEQSIALEQQVGHRAGEIAGLVGAASLLYQHLNRQPDAVALLDQALAIFQQTGLPQDAAGHSPATVQQLRNVMYNGQYSDTIQSNTQTMPPEQIEAIVANTIVVMTRMPQEHAKWHGIIEHALADAQQRGTDWGIEVDFFTAVLATLDNRAPVLVEGHPYAPAIMAIQQGITATTSEPAGPAPVLTVDVELVSGSVAALLGTPQQKLAHAQRLAALAAGSDDTGFQQLTTTIQTALFGAPLAELGGDLAGPYRQAWDAIAHAVLHDGVDPDLFEAIIANTLATLRPVAGQRSEWRSNLVELHDQAAQGGKQHLARLTTAIIALLDANGDPAGLGVGLAGIYAQTWQAILAGLPPAGAHPA; encoded by the coding sequence ATGGAACTCACGCTGTCATTCCAGCTCGGCACAGCTATCGCGGTTGACTGCGATGGCCAGCCTTCGCACACCTTCGATCTCCTCGCGCTGGTGCCCGACAAGCACATTCCTGGCCGGCCACCGCAGCCGCTCGACGACCCGGTTGGCTTCGGGCAGGCGGTGTATACCGCGCTTTTCCCGCCTGGCACAGCCGCCCGTGCGGCGATCGAACGCGAAGTTCAGCGGTTCGTGCTGGTTGCAGCCGACCCAGCGATCGACGCTATCCCTTGGGAGTATGCCCACAACGGTGCCGACTTTATCGTGCTCGACGTTGCCATGGTGCGCGGGATTCCACCTGATCAGCGCAGCGCGCCGCCGGATCTCAACGCCGGGCTGCATATCGTCGCTGTGCCTTCCAACCCGCTCGACACCTCGGTAGTGCCGCTCAATATCGATGGCGAATGGCAGCGCCTCGATGAGATCATTCGGGCGTTGCCGGCGGCACTAACCCTCGAGCGCGTACGCCCGCCCACGATCGAGCAACTGCGCCGTCAAGTAGCCAACCAGCGCCAGCGCGTGGTGCATTTCATGGGCCACGGCGGGCAGACCGAACAGGGCGCAATCCTGTGCTTCGAGCAAAATGACGGCGCACTCGCGGTCGCAACGGCCAAGGAGGTGGTGCGGCTGGTACGCGGCACGACCTTCCTGGTGACGCTGAACGCGTGTGTGAGTGCCACGCCCGGCCCGACCGATTTTAATAACCTGGCGGCCGCCCTTGTGCGCCAGCAGGTGCCCTACGCGCTCGGCATGCGTTTTAGCGTGCTCGACGAGGATGCGCGCACGTTCTCCCGCGTGCTGTACGACGAGTTGGCGCGTGGCGTGGCGGTCGAGCAGGCTGTGCTCCAGGTGCGCAATGCCTTGGCCCGCAGCCCGCGCCGCTGGGCGGTGGGCGTGCCGGTGCTGTACACAGCGTTGGGTGCGCCCGCACCCGGCTTTGTGGTGCCGGCCGGCGCACCGCAGGTGCTCGATCACCAGCCCCGGTTGGAATTGGTGCCCGTGCTCCAACGCGCCGAAGGTGCCTTCCAGGGCCGCGTGGAGGAGCTGCGCGCGCTCGGCACCTGGCTGACCGGCGACAGCCGGCCGCGCGTGCTGACGATCCATGGTACGGGCGGCCAGGGCAAGACCGTCCTGGCCTGTGAGGCAGCCGAGCGCTATGCATGGGCCTGGCCGGGTGGCGTCGTGGCGCTTTCGCTGGAAAACTTGCCGCGCCGCGAGCAGTTCGTTGCGGAGCTGGCGCGCTTCCTGAGCATCGACACCGGAAGTATGCCCGATTCCGCTGCGCTTGAGCGCCAGATGCTGGCCGCGCTGAGCCGTCAGCGCACTCTGGTGGTGCTCGATAATGCCGAGACGCTGATGCATGCGGTCGAAGCGGGCGAGCCCGAGGCGCTGCGGCTGACCCAGCTGATTCGCGAGCAACTGCCCGGCCCACGGGTGACGCTACTGATAACATCGCGCAGTGTCCTGGGCTGGCCGGGTGAGGAGACGATCAGCCTGGAAGGGCTCAGCGATGCAGATGGTGCCGCGCTGTTCCGCGCCAGCGCGCCGCAGCGCCAGACTGCGATCGAGTTCGCTCAGGCCGCTGAGCTGAGCCACCGGGTTGGTGGCCACCCGCTGAGCCTGCGCCTGCTTGGCAGCGCGTTCAACGATGCGCAGCTGCCACTGCCAGCGTTTGTCGTCCAGCACGTGGCGCAGCTCCAATCGGCCAACAATAAATACGTGGGCGCTGACCACCGCCATCGCAACCTGTACGCAAGCATCGATACCAGTGTGCGCTACCTGTACGACGACTTGCGCGCCCTGCTCAGTGGCCTATGGGTCTTCCACACACCATTCCTGCCCGAGCTGGCTGTAGAAATCTTCGACCCAGACCACGACGACGAGAGCGCAACGGAATCGCCAGTATACGACCGGCTGTATAAGCTATGGCAGCGCGGCCTGCTGGTGCGCAGCGTTGCCCCGCTGCGCGAGGGGAACCTATTGCTCTACCGGCTGCTGCCCACGCTGCGGCCATATGCCGAGCACTACCTGGCCAAGGCCATGGATCACGATCAGCTTCTGGAGCGCTTTGGTCTCGCATACGCGAACCTTGTGCGAGCGATCTATAATGAGCTTGATCGCAACAGTATGCTCGTGCAGGTCGCTCGTCAGGGCCGCGAGGATCTCGTTCGTGGCCTGGCCTATGTTCAGCACGAGCAGCAGGCTCGCTACCAGCTGCACTTGGGCTGGGTGCTTGGCCGGCTGGGCGACCGGCGCGCCGCGCAGATGCTGGCCGAGCGCGCCTTGGAGGCGAGCGAGGGCATTGATCAGAACGTGATGTTATCGGCAATGAATAACCTGGCCGGGGTGTACCGCGCCACCGGGCAGCCGCAGCGCGCGCTCCAGCTCTACGAGCAAGCCCTGCCGCTGCGGCGCGAAGTGGGCGACCGCGCCGGTGAAGCTGCCACCCTCAACAACATGGCTATGGTGTACCAAGCCACCGGGCAGCCGCAGCGCGCGCTCCAGCTCTACGAGCAAGCCCTGCCGCTGATGCGCGAAGTGGGCGACCGCGCCGGTGAAGCCACCACCCTCAACAACATGGCTATGGTGTACCAAGCCACCGGGCAGCCGCAGCGCGCGCTCCAGCTCTACGAGCAAGCCCTGCCGCTGCGGCGCGAAGTGGGCGACCGCGCCGGTGAAGCCACCACCCTCAACAACATGGCCGGGGTGTACCAAGCCACCGGGCAGCCGCAGCGCGCGCTCCAGCTCTACGAGCAAGCCCTGCCGCTGATGCGCGAAGTGGGCGACCGCGCCGGTGAAGCTGCCACCCTCAACAACATGGCCGGGGTGTACCAAGCCACCGGGCAGCCGCAGCGCGCGCTCCAGCTCTACGAGCAAGCCCTGCCGCTGATGCGCGAAGTGGGCGACCGCGCCGGTGAAGCCGCCACCCTCAACAACATGGCTATGGTGTACCGCGCCACCGGGCAGCCGCAGCGCGCGCTCCAGCTCTACGAGCAAGCCCTGCCGCTGATGCGCGAAGTGGGCGACCGCGCCGGTGAAGCTGCCACCCTCAACAACCTGGCCGGGGTGTACCGCGCCACCGGGCAGCCGCAGCGCGCGCTCCAGCTCTACGAGCAAGCCCTGCCGCTGATGCGCGAAGTGGGCGACCGCGCCGGTGAAGCCGCCACCCTCAACAACATGGCTATGGTGTACCGCGCCACCGGGCAGCCGCAGCGCGCGCTCCAGCTCTACGAGCAAGCCCTGCCGCTGATGCGCGAAGTGGGCGACCGCGCCGGTGAAGCCACCACCCTCAACAACATGGCTATGGTGTACCAAGCCACCGGGCAGCCGCAGCGCGCGCTCCAGCTCTACGAGCAAGCCCTGCCGCTGATGCGCGAAGTGGGCGACCGCGCCGGTGAAGCCGCCACCCTCAACAACATGGCTATGGTGTACCGCGCCACCGGGCAGCCGCAGCGCGCGCTCCAGCTCTACGAGCAAGCCCTGCCGCTGATGCGCGAAGTGGGCGACCGCGCCGGTGAAGCCGCCACCCTCAACAACATGGCTATGGTGTACCAAGCCACCGGGCAGCCGCAGCGCGCGCTCCAGCTCTACGAGCAAGCCCTGCCGCTGCGGCGCGAAGTGGGCGACCGCGCCGGTGAAGCCGCCACCCTCAACAACATGGCCGGGGTGTACCAAGCCACCGGGCAGCCGCAGCGCGCGCTCCAGCTCTACGAGCAAGCCCTGCCGCTGCGGCGCGAAGTGGGCGACCGCGCCGGTGAAGCCACCACCCTCAACAACATGGCTATGGTGTACCAAGCCACCGGGCAGCCGCAGCGCGCGCTCCAGCTCTACGAGCAAGCCCTGCCGCTGCGGCGCGAAGTGGGCGACCGCGCCGGTGAAGCCGCCACCCTCAACAACATGGCCGGGGTGTACCAAGCCACCGGGCAGCCGCAGCGCGCGCTCCAGCTCTACGAGCAAGCCCTGCCGCTGCGGCGCGAAGTGGGCGACCGCGCCGGTGAAGCCACCACCCTCAACAACATGGCTATGGTGTACCAAGCCACCGGGCAGCCGCAGCGCGCGCTCCAGCTCTACGAGCAAGCCCTGCCGCTGCGGCGCGAAGTGGGCGACCGCGCCGGTGAAGCCGCCACCCTGAATGGGATGGCCTATTTGGCGATGGAGATGCAGCGTTTCCCCGAGGCACTCACCTTGTTCGAGCAGTCGATCGCTTTGGAGCAGCAGGTGGGCCACCGCGCAGGTGAGATTGCCGGCTTGGTTGGTGCGGCGAGCCTGCTGTATCAGCATCTAAACCGGCAACCGGATGCAGTTGCCTTGCTCGATCAAGCGCTAGCCATCTTCCAGCAAACCGGCCTGCCACAGGATGCCGCCGGGCACAGCCCGGCGACAGTGCAGCAGCTACGCAATGTAATGTACAATGGGCAATACTCTGATACCATCCAAAGCAACACGCAAACTATGCCACCTGAGCAGATCGAGGCGATTGTCGCCAATACCATTGTAGTCATGACGAGGATGCCACAGGAGCATGCCAAGTGGCACGGAATTATCGAGCACGCACTTGCCGATGCCCAACAGCGCGGCACCGATTGGGGAATTGAGGTAGACTTCTTTACCGCGGTGCTTGCTACCCTCGACAACCGGGCGCCAGTATTGGTAGAGGGGCATCCGTACGCGCCAGCGATCATGGCGATACAACAAGGTATCACAGCCACCACCAGCGAACCCGCCGGCCCAGCTCCAGTACTGACCGTCGACGTTGAGCTGGTTTCAGGTAGCGTCGCAGCATTGCTTGGCACGCCCCAGCAGAAGTTGGCACACGCCCAGCGCCTGGCAGCGCTCGCTGCCGGGAGCGATGATACCGGATTCCAACAGCTCACCACCACCATCCAGACCGCGCTGTTTGGCGCGCCGCTGGCCGAACTAGGCGGCGACCTGGCCGGCCCCTATCGGCAGGCCTGGGATGCAATCGCCCACGCTGTCCTGCACGACGGCGTCGATCCAGACTTATTCGAGGCAATCATCGCCAACACGCTGGCCACGCTGAGGCCGGTCGCCGGCCAACGCAGCGAGTGGCGCAGCAACCTCGTCGAGCTGCACGACCAGGCCGCGCAAGGCGGCAAGCAACATCTAGCCAGGCTGACCACAGCGATCATTGCCCTGCTCGACGCCAACGGCGACCCGGCCGGGCTTGGCGTAGGCTTAGCAGGAATCTACGCCCAGACTTGGCAGGCAATCCTGGCCGGCCTGCCCCCAGCAGGAGCGCACCCAGCATGA
- a CDS encoding toll/interleukin-1 receptor domain-containing protein, with translation MTQLFIISAPEDDACAAELRDGLEAQGYAVWQEPAGLDQASVSYPRAIEAGIRGSAAAVLIWSAAAARAEWVERKTLYAQRLQKPLVMLVRDATETPITLVDAPSYRVAGACADTVAHMRGQLPQPDPEDVLLALLTHQYIRDRKRGIAQAAERLQRGERNAELLAVLEDIARSDTIETVREEAQKVLTAIGQQAPTHMPADEARHMVGARCPRGHVTYFDRRTICIADGTIPRAHVQRAEKDLDEIYVTCGTSGCGEQLVIRVDCEGYR, from the coding sequence ATGACACAGCTCTTTATTATTTCCGCGCCAGAGGATGACGCCTGTGCGGCCGAGCTGCGCGACGGCCTGGAAGCCCAGGGCTACGCCGTCTGGCAGGAGCCGGCGGGCCTGGATCAGGCCTCGGTGTCCTACCCGCGTGCGATCGAGGCCGGCATTCGGGGCAGCGCCGCCGCTGTTCTGATCTGGAGCGCCGCTGCCGCACGCGCCGAGTGGGTCGAGCGCAAGACGCTCTACGCCCAGCGGCTCCAGAAGCCACTGGTCATGCTTGTGCGCGACGCGACGGAGACACCGATCACCCTGGTGGATGCTCCATCCTATCGGGTGGCCGGCGCATGTGCCGACACGGTTGCGCATATGCGCGGTCAGCTGCCTCAGCCCGATCCCGAGGATGTGTTGCTCGCGCTGCTGACCCACCAGTACATTCGCGATCGGAAGCGAGGCATCGCGCAGGCCGCTGAGCGCTTGCAGCGCGGCGAGCGCAACGCGGAGTTACTGGCCGTGCTCGAAGATATTGCCCGCAGCGATACGATCGAGACCGTGCGCGAAGAAGCGCAGAAGGTTCTCACAGCGATCGGGCAGCAAGCGCCAACGCACATGCCCGCCGATGAAGCCCGGCATATGGTCGGGGCACGCTGCCCGCGCGGCCATGTGACGTACTTCGACCGGCGGACGATCTGCATTGCGGATGGCACCATCCCACGCGCGCATGTGCAGCGAGCCGAGAAGGATCTGGACGAGATCTACGTAACCTGTGGTACCAGCGGCTGCGGCGAGCAGTTGGTCATCCGTGTCGATTGCGAGGGCTACCGATGA
- a CDS encoding helix-turn-helix transcriptional regulator produces the protein MDETPATDGPDPLRTYVITLRKLAKLDQDEVAAQVGIGYRTYMAWEQGETKDLKLPVARRLLQVIGGSFQHLASIDALTADEAQDLAVQWHRLSPEERAAAQAEPRARRTVALGDDDPPTLDALLRRLRDMAREDAALIDLISGYLDGYLAARRMQNR, from the coding sequence ATGGACGAAACCCCCGCAACCGATGGCCCCGATCCATTGCGCACCTACGTCATCACCCTGCGCAAGCTGGCGAAGCTCGACCAGGACGAGGTGGCGGCCCAGGTCGGCATTGGGTACCGCACCTACATGGCCTGGGAGCAGGGCGAGACCAAAGATCTCAAGCTGCCCGTCGCGCGCCGGCTGCTCCAGGTCATCGGTGGCTCCTTCCAGCATCTGGCATCGATCGACGCGTTGACCGCCGACGAGGCTCAGGATCTGGCCGTGCAGTGGCACCGGCTCTCTCCCGAGGAGCGGGCAGCCGCCCAGGCGGAGCCGCGCGCGCGCCGCACCGTGGCGCTGGGCGACGACGATCCGCCCACACTCGACGCGCTGCTCCGGCGCTTGCGGGATATGGCGCGCGAAGACGCGGCCCTGATCGACCTGATCAGCGGCTACCTCGACGGCTACCTGGCCGCGCGCCGTATGCAGAATCGTTGA
- a CDS encoding phosphoadenosine phosphosulfate reductase family protein, with amino-acid sequence MFEDQRMTLEDSIDLTRQSLIAYGTAYQHWCIAYSGGKDSTATVTLVLHLIETGQIPAPKSLIVLYSDTRQEIPPLHIGALATIAALCERGVDARVIQPALDDRYFVYMFGRGVPPPNNTTLRWCTAQLKIEPMDAELWHISYTMNEPRLILVVLALAAGLTQMVWALLAGLEKFLLLTGVRIGESAARDQRIALSCGRNGAECGQGWLQVQPPAAASDVLAPLLHWRVCHIWDWLIFYAPKIAASTAMVAEVYGGDEALERNARTGCIGCPLAEVDTALDYVLTLPEWAYLMPLKRLRPLYRELRLFRWRLQKDGERNKDGKYSANPSRKGPLTMEARRMGLRTVIAVQREINQAARRLGRPRISLINWEEFQRIRALIAANTWPQRWTGDEPRGDTLIPQTYHDGARQELLLVLEEKHS; translated from the coding sequence ATGTTCGAAGATCAGCGCATGACCCTAGAAGATTCGATCGATTTAACCCGCCAGAGCTTGATCGCCTACGGCACCGCCTATCAGCACTGGTGCATTGCCTATTCGGGCGGAAAAGATAGTACCGCGACAGTAACGCTGGTGCTGCACTTGATCGAGACTGGCCAGATCCCGGCACCCAAAAGCCTCATTGTGCTCTACAGCGACACCCGGCAGGAGATTCCGCCGCTGCACATCGGGGCACTGGCCACGATCGCGGCACTCTGTGAACGCGGAGTCGATGCGCGAGTCATTCAGCCTGCATTGGACGATCGCTACTTTGTGTACATGTTCGGTCGCGGGGTGCCGCCGCCGAACAACACAACCCTGCGCTGGTGTACCGCGCAGCTCAAGATTGAGCCAATGGATGCCGAGCTGTGGCACATCAGCTACACGATGAACGAGCCTCGGCTTATCCTGGTGGTGCTTGCGCTTGCCGCAGGCCTTACCCAGATGGTGTGGGCACTGCTCGCCGGGCTAGAGAAGTTCCTGCTCCTGACCGGTGTCCGCATTGGCGAGAGCGCGGCGCGCGACCAGCGCATCGCGCTCAGCTGTGGGAGAAATGGGGCCGAGTGCGGCCAGGGCTGGCTGCAGGTGCAGCCACCCGCAGCAGCCTCAGATGTGCTCGCGCCGCTGCTCCACTGGCGGGTCTGCCATATCTGGGATTGGCTGATCTTTTATGCGCCCAAGATTGCCGCCAGCACGGCGATGGTCGCCGAAGTGTATGGCGGCGATGAGGCGCTCGAACGCAATGCACGAACGGGCTGCATTGGCTGCCCGCTCGCCGAGGTGGATACCGCGCTTGACTACGTGCTCACGCTGCCTGAGTGGGCGTATCTGATGCCGCTCAAGCGCCTGCGGCCACTGTACCGCGAGCTACGGCTCTTCAGATGGCGACTCCAGAAAGATGGCGAGCGCAACAAGGACGGCAAATACTCGGCGAATCCGAGTCGCAAGGGGCCACTCACCATGGAGGCGAGGCGGATGGGGCTACGCACCGTCATTGCGGTGCAACGCGAGATCAACCAGGCGGCGCGCCGCCTCGGGCGCCCACGCATCAGCCTCATCAATTGGGAGGAGTTCCAACGCATTCGTGCGCTCATCGCCGCAAACACCTGGCCACAGCGCTGGACGGGCGACGAGCCGCGCGGCGACACGCTCATCCCACAAACCTACCATGATGGCGCACGCCAAGAGCTATTGCTCGTACTTGAGGAGAAGCACTCATGA
- a CDS encoding DUF932 domain-containing protein has translation MFSTSLMHRFDGNAQPLTEQTIRRFAPSAFAEQPAADRSERYAFIKTADIITGMPQHGFQVVRVAESRTRVEERRGFTKHMIVFRHADHMGQGALRVHQRLPEIVLINSHDGSSSYQLHAGILECICTNGLIVADQMFATVKVQHTGRILDSVIEGADHVMRSLPDLLGTAEVWSGLRLTQPMRLAFADAAADLRWDEHERPVTPAQLLTPHRRDDDRPDLWKTFNVVQENILRGGLKGQSPTTGRRSRTRAVNSVSENVRTNKALWRLAGEMARLIGVAAPAQPQGDIIDVEAEVIA, from the coding sequence ATGTTCAGCACCAGCTTGATGCATCGGTTCGACGGGAATGCCCAGCCCCTGACCGAGCAGACGATCCGCAGGTTTGCCCCGAGCGCGTTCGCCGAGCAGCCCGCCGCCGACCGCAGCGAGCGCTATGCCTTCATCAAGACCGCCGACATCATCACCGGGATGCCGCAGCACGGCTTTCAGGTGGTGCGCGTGGCCGAGAGCCGCACGCGCGTCGAGGAGCGGCGCGGCTTCACGAAGCATATGATCGTCTTCCGCCACGCCGATCACATGGGCCAGGGCGCACTACGCGTGCATCAGCGCCTGCCCGAGATCGTGCTGATCAACAGCCACGATGGCAGCAGCAGCTACCAGCTGCACGCCGGCATCCTCGAGTGCATCTGCACCAATGGCCTGATCGTCGCCGATCAAATGTTCGCTACCGTGAAGGTGCAGCACACCGGCCGCATCCTCGACTCGGTGATCGAGGGCGCCGACCACGTGATGCGCTCCCTGCCCGATCTCCTGGGCACCGCCGAGGTGTGGTCAGGACTGCGCCTCACCCAGCCGATGCGGCTGGCGTTCGCGGACGCTGCCGCCGACCTGCGGTGGGACGAGCACGAGCGCCCGGTGACGCCGGCGCAGCTGCTCACCCCGCACCGGCGCGACGACGATCGCCCTGACCTGTGGAAGACCTTCAATGTGGTGCAGGAGAACATCCTGCGCGGTGGACTCAAGGGCCAGAGCCCGACGACTGGCCGCCGCTCGCGCACCCGCGCCGTGAACTCGGTGAGCGAGAACGTGCGCACCAACAAGGCGCTCTGGCGGCTCGCCGGCGAGATGGCCAGGCTTATAGGCGTGGCCGCGCCCGCGCAGCCGCAGGGCGACATCATCGATGTGGAGGCCGAGGTCATCGCGTAA